From Paenibacillus graminis, a single genomic window includes:
- a CDS encoding helix-turn-helix transcriptional regulator → MNKQCYLPTPAYTKYVCYPEFLGHYSNFPQHAERRSEGLLNSYNLHLIFAGEGYVFHEGERISMGRGKGFLFPRGAYQQYGSDLSQPWDVRWVHFGTGLPLPLLEEADQSRGYFFSFDPEAGLESLFEEMYRLGTSYETRYEPRLSALLYEILITLLQNSEPQHGAVSQEVRHSIRNAANIIHRECAGAWTLETMARLSGYSSYHFLRLFRTIMGKTPNRYLTDCRLARAKLLLVSTGFSVAEIAQQAGFAQSSYFIKVFRQFEGMPPNQYRLAFGTTAN, encoded by the coding sequence ATGAATAAGCAATGTTATCTGCCAACACCAGCCTACACCAAATATGTTTGTTATCCGGAATTTCTGGGCCACTACAGCAACTTCCCGCAGCATGCGGAGAGAAGATCGGAGGGACTGCTGAACAGCTATAATCTCCATTTGATTTTTGCCGGGGAAGGTTATGTGTTTCATGAAGGGGAACGGATTTCGATGGGGAGAGGCAAAGGATTTCTTTTCCCCAGAGGAGCTTACCAGCAGTACGGCTCCGATCTGAGCCAGCCCTGGGATGTACGGTGGGTGCACTTTGGAACCGGTCTGCCGCTGCCGTTGCTTGAGGAGGCTGACCAGTCGAGGGGTTATTTTTTCTCCTTTGATCCGGAAGCGGGGCTCGAAAGTTTATTTGAGGAGATGTACCGGCTCGGCACGTCCTACGAGACCCGTTATGAACCGCGCCTGTCAGCGCTGTTGTATGAAATCCTGATCACCTTGCTGCAAAATTCCGAGCCGCAGCACGGCGCTGTCTCCCAGGAGGTCAGGCACTCCATCCGCAACGCGGCAAATATCATCCACAGGGAGTGTGCCGGAGCCTGGACTCTGGAAACGATGGCCCGGCTGTCGGGTTACAGCAGCTATCATTTTTTGCGTCTGTTCCGTACGATAATGGGCAAGACCCCCAACCGCTATTTGACAGATTGCCGTCTGGCCAGAGCGAAGCTGCTGCTCGTATCTACCGGGTTCTCCGTTGCGGAAATCGCGCAGCAGGCCGGATTTGCCCAGTCGAGCTATTTCATTAAAGTATTCAGACAGTTTGAGGGAATGCCTCCAAACCAGTATAGGCTTGCTTTTGGAACAACCGCGAATTAA
- a CDS encoding ABC transporter ATP-binding protein, translated as MLRVENISHTFKSGGEVTPVLHNISFEVKQGDMVALLGSSGSGKSTMLNLMAGLMKPTEGHIYIADQDIVKMGENKLAVFRRKNIGFIFQAYELITSLTVRENVELPLVFQSVSPSVRKKKSLALLEAVGIPDKSEMFPSQLSGGQQQRVSIARSLITEPSIIFADEPTGNLDTTTEEEIIRILIDLNKKMKTTFIVVTHEPEVAEHMQRVFTLRDGHMITEKHGSAESEPAEEVPDSENS; from the coding sequence ATGTTGCGAGTGGAGAATATATCACATACGTTTAAAAGCGGCGGTGAGGTGACACCGGTGCTTCATAACATCAGTTTCGAGGTGAAGCAGGGCGATATGGTCGCTCTGCTGGGCAGCTCGGGCTCCGGCAAATCCACGATGCTGAATTTGATGGCGGGCCTGATGAAGCCGACGGAAGGTCATATTTATATTGCCGACCAGGATATTGTCAAGATGGGGGAGAACAAGCTGGCGGTATTCCGGCGTAAAAATATCGGGTTTATCTTTCAGGCTTATGAGCTGATCACCAGCCTGACGGTACGCGAGAACGTGGAGCTGCCCCTTGTCTTCCAATCAGTCTCACCATCGGTCCGCAAGAAAAAATCGCTTGCTTTGCTGGAGGCGGTGGGTATCCCGGACAAATCTGAAATGTTTCCCTCTCAGCTGTCCGGGGGCCAGCAGCAGCGGGTCAGTATTGCCCGTTCGCTGATTACGGAGCCGTCGATTATCTTTGCGGATGAACCTACGGGTAATTTGGATACAACAACAGAAGAAGAAATTATTCGAATATTAATTGACTTGAACAAAAAAATGAAAACCACGTTCATTGTTGTCACCCATGAGCCTGAGGTGGCGGAGCATATGCAGCGAGTCTTTACGCTTCGTGATGGTCACATGATTACTGAAAAACACGGTTCCGCTGAATCAGAACCTGCAGAGGAGGTCCCTGACAGTGAGAATTCTTGA
- a CDS encoding ABC transporter permease codes for MRILDVTRLAWGQIKRRKVVTGLCMLGLSIGCSAIVVALSLGDSVQSYVSREVTAQFKMDEITVMPNEGVSQGGGPTATKTGANSNVGKLTEQKLDIIRGLKHVTAAAPFQDAGYFELLTADNKISNFNLVVTDLSLLTKYDFSFQQGVPSKQIGSIVLNYGATIGLMDIETQKKLMESLSSNSYDPEVMRQYDELSRMPSNLYRQQVQFRHSDYETSTGGVKSYLSSQLQVAGILKKADGMSADQAMYDKKIYVSQETYDRLKDEFNIKPEKPEMGQTYNQALIRVDSQDNLPQVETLIKKLTLNTSNNLFQLEQLKSQFAMFKMVALGVGGFILIIASISIIVAMTMSTHQRRRQIGIMKVLGSNMRQIRIMFIMEAALLGFMGGVLGIGFSYLIVEGINKLVSSSGQMTMGTGESLVVSIPLNTIPLGIVFAVITGVLSGIYPAISAARTNALTAIKRD; via the coding sequence GTGAGAATTCTTGATGTGACCCGTTTGGCATGGGGCCAGATTAAACGGAGAAAGGTTGTAACGGGTCTGTGTATGCTGGGGCTCTCTATCGGCTGTTCGGCTATCGTCGTTGCCTTGAGTCTTGGCGACTCTGTACAGAGCTATGTCAGCCGTGAGGTCACGGCCCAGTTTAAAATGGATGAAATTACCGTGATGCCGAATGAAGGGGTATCGCAAGGCGGCGGCCCAACCGCGACCAAAACAGGGGCCAATTCGAATGTCGGAAAGCTGACTGAACAGAAGCTGGATATTATCAGGGGACTCAAGCATGTCACGGCTGCCGCCCCATTTCAAGATGCAGGATACTTTGAACTCTTAACCGCTGACAACAAAATATCCAACTTCAACTTAGTGGTGACTGACCTCAGCCTGCTGACCAAATATGATTTTTCTTTTCAGCAGGGTGTGCCCAGCAAACAAATAGGCAGCATAGTGCTTAACTACGGCGCCACGATTGGGCTTATGGATATAGAAACCCAAAAGAAGCTGATGGAGAGTTTGAGCAGCAATTCCTATGACCCTGAAGTAATGCGGCAATATGATGAACTGTCCAGAATGCCTTCAAATTTGTACAGACAGCAGGTTCAATTTAGACATAGTGACTACGAAACTTCAACCGGTGGCGTGAAATCCTACCTCAGCTCCCAGCTTCAAGTGGCAGGCATATTGAAAAAGGCGGATGGCATGAGCGCTGATCAAGCCATGTATGATAAGAAGATTTATGTCTCCCAAGAGACTTATGACAGGCTGAAGGATGAATTCAACATTAAGCCGGAAAAACCCGAAATGGGTCAAACCTACAATCAAGCGCTCATTCGGGTAGATAGCCAGGATAATTTACCGCAAGTAGAGACACTGATTAAGAAGCTGACTCTGAACACGAGCAACAACCTATTTCAACTGGAACAGCTCAAGTCCCAATTTGCCATGTTCAAAATGGTAGCTTTAGGTGTGGGCGGATTTATCCTGATTATTGCTTCCATCTCCATCATCGTTGCTATGACTATGTCTACGCACCAGCGGCGGCGGCAGATCGGGATTATGAAGGTGCTGGGCTCCAACATGAGGCAGATCCGCATTATGTTCATCATGGAGGCTGCTTTGCTGGGCTTTATGGGAGGAGTGCTCGGGATTGGTTTTTCATATCTGATTGTGGAGGGCATTAACAAGCTCGTCAGCAGCTCTGGACAAATGACCATGGGTACTGGCGAGAGTCTTGTCGTTTCAATTCCGCTGAACACCATTCCCCTTGGTATTGTTTTTGCAGTAATCACTGGGGTGTTGTCAGGGATATATCCGGCAATCAGTGCAGCAAGAACCAATGCGCTCACTGCGATCAAACGGGATTAG
- a CDS encoding efflux RND transporter periplasmic adaptor subunit, translated as MKRIIKWIIIVAILAVAGYFIYDKMSKPKEQLQPVEPAQVISFPVTKESMTKSIQIKGTSKYEHETLVYAPFASKVTDWKVENGGQVKKGAVMYTLDTETLKNEIATQEATIRKAKLEAELNAFVSQQTEETAAVGATEAERLKALATQETSRIGDDLNQVNAEIQAREIADKKKKIQSASYRAPSSGIFLFDNASEIPRMVTDNQYLGKIVDLSKLQFIALVGEQDVFNIKPGMKVKVKMTASKDVKLTGVVKKVSKFATTVAAKDTTTTQVPQFEVVISLEPNELLIGGLSLTGEIETLRKDNVTAVSNIAIIHEGDLSYVMLDKGNGQTEKVQVKTGLETTDKVEILSGIKPGDTVVLQ; from the coding sequence ATGAAGAGGATTATAAAGTGGATTATCATAGTGGCGATACTGGCGGTCGCCGGTTATTTTATCTATGACAAAATGAGTAAACCCAAAGAACAGCTTCAGCCAGTAGAGCCGGCACAGGTCATCTCTTTCCCGGTAACCAAAGAATCGATGACAAAATCTATCCAGATTAAAGGCACGTCAAAGTATGAGCATGAAACCCTGGTCTATGCTCCATTTGCTTCCAAAGTAACGGATTGGAAAGTAGAAAACGGCGGACAAGTGAAAAAGGGCGCAGTGATGTATACGCTGGACACGGAAACACTCAAGAATGAAATTGCCACCCAGGAAGCGACGATCCGCAAGGCTAAATTGGAAGCTGAGCTGAATGCCTTCGTCAGCCAACAAACTGAGGAAACTGCGGCTGTTGGCGCTACTGAAGCCGAACGATTAAAAGCGCTGGCCACACAAGAGACTTCAAGAATCGGCGATGACTTAAACCAGGTAAATGCGGAGATTCAAGCACGGGAAATTGCGGACAAGAAAAAGAAGATTCAGTCAGCGAGCTATCGTGCCCCTTCATCAGGGATTTTCCTGTTCGACAATGCCAGTGAAATTCCACGTATGGTAACCGACAACCAGTACCTCGGCAAAATCGTGGACCTCAGCAAATTGCAATTTATCGCTCTGGTGGGTGAACAGGATGTCTTCAACATCAAGCCGGGAATGAAGGTAAAGGTCAAAATGACAGCTTCCAAGGATGTGAAGCTGACCGGAGTAGTGAAAAAGGTATCCAAATTTGCCACGACTGTAGCGGCCAAGGATACAACGACCACCCAGGTGCCACAGTTTGAAGTGGTCATTTCACTTGAGCCGAATGAGCTTCTAATTGGCGGCCTCAGCTTGACTGGCGAGATTGAAACCTTGCGCAAAGATAACGTCACTGCGGTATCCAACATTGCTATTATTCATGAAGGAGATCTCTCTTACGTCATGCTTGACAAAGGCAATGGACAAACAGAAAAGGTACAAGTTAAAACCGGATTGGAAACGACGGACAAGGTAGAGATACTATCCGGGATAAAACCCGGTGACACCGTAGTGCTTCAATAG
- the nagZ gene encoding beta-N-acetylhexosaminidase: MSWITPLQKTKYSILSITALILLLLLVTGCNSNAAAPSRTAPPASSPSTGVAPEQPVPPSFSPEAFQPPVAESSPAPSQEADALTRKIAGMTLEEKIGQMLLAGIDGTTLEPEAKRMITEDKVGGIILYADNIRDLKGMVNLTNALKKSNTTNPAPLFMSVDQEGGKVSRMPKEYASIPANGKVGSVNDADAAGTMGKLLAREVLAAGFNMNFAPVLDINSNPGNPVIGDRSFGSYASIVSKLGIAEMKGIESGGVVPVVKHFPGHGDTSVDSHLELPVVNKTASQLAKLEWLPFQAAIKEQADAVMVAHILFPKIDPDNPASLSRIIIGDQLRGDMGYQGVVITDDLTMGAIMKHFDLGTAAVESVNAGSDILLIAHGYENEQLARKALLQSVRGGTLDESRINESVYRILALKQKYRLTDKPVPVPDLTELNKEIKMWRNNISK, encoded by the coding sequence ATGTCTTGGATAACACCTCTACAGAAAACGAAATATAGCATACTCAGTATAACGGCGCTTATCCTGCTCCTGCTGCTTGTAACGGGATGTAACAGCAATGCTGCCGCACCATCCAGGACCGCCCCTCCCGCCTCTTCCCCGTCCACAGGGGTTGCACCGGAGCAGCCGGTTCCCCCCTCCTTTTCCCCGGAGGCCTTCCAGCCTCCGGTTGCTGAGTCAAGTCCGGCCCCCTCCCAGGAGGCTGACGCGCTGACCAGGAAAATTGCCGGAATGACACTGGAAGAAAAAATAGGGCAAATGCTGCTGGCCGGGATTGACGGCACCACACTGGAGCCTGAAGCAAAAAGGATGATCACTGAAGACAAAGTCGGTGGAATCATCTTGTATGCGGACAACATCAGGGATCTGAAGGGTATGGTCAATCTAACTAATGCGCTGAAAAAGAGCAACACAACGAATCCGGCCCCGCTATTCATGAGTGTCGACCAGGAAGGCGGCAAGGTGAGCCGGATGCCTAAGGAATATGCCTCCATCCCCGCCAACGGCAAGGTGGGCAGTGTCAATGATGCAGACGCAGCCGGGACGATGGGCAAGCTGCTGGCCCGGGAAGTGCTGGCAGCCGGATTCAATATGAATTTTGCGCCTGTCCTCGACATCAACAGCAATCCGGGCAACCCTGTCATCGGCGACCGTTCATTCGGCAGCTACGCCAGTATAGTGAGCAAGCTTGGGATTGCCGAAATGAAGGGCATAGAGAGCGGAGGCGTTGTGCCGGTGGTCAAGCATTTCCCCGGACACGGTGATACTTCGGTCGATTCTCACCTGGAGCTCCCGGTAGTGAATAAGACCGCTTCCCAGCTCGCCAAGCTGGAATGGCTCCCTTTCCAGGCCGCCATCAAGGAGCAAGCAGATGCAGTAATGGTGGCGCATATTTTATTCCCCAAGATTGATCCCGACAACCCGGCGTCGTTGTCCCGGATTATCATTGGAGACCAGCTTCGCGGTGATATGGGATACCAGGGCGTTGTGATTACGGACGATCTGACCATGGGGGCCATTATGAAACATTTTGATCTTGGCACTGCAGCAGTAGAGTCCGTTAATGCAGGCAGCGACATCCTGCTCATCGCTCATGGATATGAGAATGAACAGCTGGCCCGGAAGGCATTGCTGCAAAGCGTTCGCGGGGGGACACTAGACGAGTCGCGGATCAACGAAAGTGTCTACCGTATTTTGGCTCTGAAGCAGAAATACAGGTTGACTGACAAACCGGTTCCCGTCCCTGATCTCACTGAACTTAACAAAGAAATAAAAATGTGGCGCAATAACATATCTAAATAA
- a CDS encoding ferritin: MKDGLVNALNEQMNFEFYSAHVYLAMAAYCSGESLDGFANFFLIQAEEERFHAMKIYKFLNDRDFRATLAALPEPKNEYTSMLDAFEHAFAHEQQNTTRFYHLADLALDEREHATIYFLKWFIDEQVEEEALFSNIIAKLKRIETDSNAFYMLDAEFAGRTFTAPAE, from the coding sequence ATGAAAGATGGATTAGTGAATGCTCTGAATGAACAGATGAACTTTGAGTTTTATTCGGCTCACGTATACCTGGCAATGGCCGCATACTGCTCCGGTGAAAGTCTCGACGGTTTCGCTAATTTTTTCTTGATCCAGGCGGAAGAAGAACGCTTCCACGCAATGAAAATCTATAAATTCCTGAATGACCGCGATTTCCGCGCGACCCTGGCCGCACTCCCGGAGCCCAAAAACGAGTATACCTCCATGCTGGACGCCTTTGAACATGCGTTCGCCCATGAACAGCAGAATACGACCAGATTCTATCATTTGGCTGACCTGGCGCTCGATGAACGGGAGCATGCGACAATCTATTTCTTGAAATGGTTCATTGATGAACAGGTGGAAGAAGAGGCATTGTTCAGCAATATTATCGCCAAGCTGAAGCGGATTGAAACCGACAGCAATGCTTTCTACATGCTGGATGCTGAATTTGCGGGACGCACTTTCACCGCTCCGGCTGAATAA
- a CDS encoding cation diffusion facilitator family transporter, translating into MENYSDIKQSEKGAWLSLFAYILLSGVKLLIGTASGSQALLADGLNNSTDIIASLAILAGLKISRRPPDSNHSYGHFRAETVAALVASFIMIAVGLQVLYQGVNKFIQPALETPDLIAAWTAAGCAVVMFAVYMYNIRLARKLNSNAMLAVAQDNRSDALVSIGAFIGIIGSQFGLPWLDPLTGIVVGLLICKTAWGIFRKATHDLTDGFDADELELMKQTVAEIEGVESIKDIKARIHGNNVLVDTTVCVDSNLNVVQSHDITEEIEDQLKDRHRVSNVLVHIEPV; encoded by the coding sequence TTGGAAAACTACAGTGACATCAAACAAAGTGAAAAAGGCGCCTGGCTGAGTCTGTTTGCTTACATCCTGCTGTCAGGGGTCAAACTATTGATAGGCACAGCCTCGGGTTCTCAGGCACTGCTGGCCGACGGCCTCAATAACAGCACGGATATTATTGCCTCGCTGGCAATTTTGGCCGGACTCAAGATTTCCAGAAGGCCGCCGGACTCCAATCACAGCTACGGGCATTTCAGAGCGGAAACCGTGGCTGCGCTGGTTGCCTCTTTCATTATGATTGCTGTAGGACTTCAAGTTCTGTATCAGGGTGTGAACAAATTTATTCAGCCCGCACTCGAAACACCGGATCTCATTGCTGCATGGACGGCAGCGGGCTGCGCTGTAGTGATGTTTGCGGTTTATATGTACAACATTCGGCTGGCCCGCAAGCTGAACAGCAATGCCATGCTGGCAGTTGCGCAAGATAACCGGTCAGATGCGCTCGTTAGTATTGGAGCTTTTATCGGGATTATCGGTTCGCAATTTGGTCTGCCCTGGCTCGATCCGCTGACCGGAATCGTTGTCGGGTTGCTGATCTGCAAGACGGCATGGGGGATCTTCCGCAAGGCTACACATGACCTTACTGACGGCTTCGATGCCGATGAACTTGAACTGATGAAACAGACGGTTGCCGAGATTGAAGGGGTAGAATCCATCAAAGATATCAAAGCCCGGATCCACGGGAATAATGTGCTGGTGGATACTACTGTATGTGTAGACTCCAACTTGAATGTGGTCCAGAGTCATGACATCACCGAAGAGATCGAAGATCAGCTGAAGGACCGGCACCGGGTGTCTAATGTATTGGTACATATAGAGCCGGTATAA
- a CDS encoding extracellular solute-binding protein, translated as MKNKSGRQSFRERLEYMVSKLRTDILSGILQPGAYLPAESTLAKQFELSNKSVRRGLDVLVQEGLIVKIDRVGSMVMESVKERIRIHFGCSSSLTKDFKLDDLIAEFHRLHPGIHVLPLALNNFDHVNSAMELINNGMLDVLSLNSTQFQELAENGSAGLLETLEPDPGLYPIASEAFLHNGQLFAYPISFSPVVLCYNKAHFREADLPEPDSYWTWDDLIEAARQLSEKRGRHSVYFVPASENRYSVFLLQSGIRTMEDGEHHQTLSPETANSLNVYSRLVNNHQIFPKYLAGNHDDETISLFVQEQVSMILTTYYNLNDFKDLALDYDLAPLPTLKAKDPQKTLLVTIGAAVVENSRQKEGAHQFVSFLASPEAQRIIRERSVSIPARKRIAEMSMEDHLNRPSRYLMYRELFPTFSYLRDLGLPIAVLQSFRKLLNAYWSKMMDETALYEEMGRLIAEENKVKADGATKALI; from the coding sequence ATGAAGAATAAATCAGGCCGGCAGTCTTTCCGGGAACGATTGGAATATATGGTAAGCAAGCTTCGGACTGATATCCTGAGCGGAATTTTGCAGCCTGGAGCGTATCTGCCTGCCGAGAGCACTTTGGCCAAGCAGTTTGAGCTAAGCAACAAATCCGTCCGCAGAGGGCTGGATGTTCTTGTACAAGAAGGATTGATTGTGAAGATAGACCGTGTGGGCAGCATGGTGATGGAATCGGTCAAGGAAAGGATCCGCATTCATTTTGGCTGCAGCTCTTCCTTGACAAAGGACTTCAAGCTGGATGATCTCATTGCAGAATTCCACCGGCTGCATCCCGGGATTCATGTGCTGCCGCTCGCGCTGAATAATTTCGACCATGTGAATTCTGCCATGGAGCTGATCAACAACGGGATGCTGGATGTATTGTCGCTGAACAGCACGCAGTTCCAGGAGCTGGCCGAAAACGGTTCAGCCGGGCTTCTGGAGACGCTGGAACCTGATCCGGGACTGTATCCGATCGCAAGCGAAGCTTTTTTGCATAACGGGCAGCTCTTTGCCTATCCGATTTCCTTCTCACCGGTCGTGCTCTGCTACAACAAAGCCCATTTCCGCGAGGCGGATCTGCCGGAGCCGGACAGTTACTGGACCTGGGATGATCTGATTGAAGCGGCCCGGCAGCTGTCGGAGAAACGCGGGCGCCACTCCGTGTATTTTGTACCTGCTTCTGAGAACCGTTATTCCGTCTTTCTCTTGCAGAGCGGAATCCGGACGATGGAGGACGGTGAGCATCATCAAACGCTGAGCCCCGAGACGGCGAACAGTCTCAATGTATACAGCAGGCTGGTGAATAATCATCAGATTTTCCCTAAATATCTGGCCGGCAACCATGATGATGAAACGATTTCGCTGTTTGTGCAGGAGCAGGTGTCGATGATATTGACGACTTATTACAATCTGAATGATTTCAAGGACCTTGCCCTGGATTATGATTTGGCCCCGTTGCCTACGCTCAAAGCAAAGGACCCGCAAAAAACACTGCTTGTTACGATCGGAGCGGCTGTTGTGGAGAATTCGCGGCAGAAGGAGGGTGCACATCAATTTGTCAGCTTCCTGGCTTCGCCGGAGGCGCAGCGGATCATTCGGGAACGTTCGGTCAGTATCCCGGCCCGTAAACGGATTGCTGAAATGAGTATGGAGGATCATTTGAACCGTCCATCAAGATATCTGATGTACAGAGAGTTGTTCCCGACATTTTCATACCTCAGAGACCTGGGCCTTCCCATTGCCGTATTGCAAAGCTTCCGCAAGCTGTTGAATGCCTATTGGTCGAAAATGATGGATGAAACGGCTTTGTACGAGGAAATGGGCCGGCTCATCGCCGAAGAAAATAAAGTGAAGGCCGATGGGGCCACGAAGGCACTGATATGA
- a CDS encoding extracellular solute-binding protein — protein MNVAKRKLALLLPVMTLLAALVSACGGSNNNAGSTAEPSASPGAQSSTSAPVEGSRSAGGLQVPIVADKLELSLWSPSGGNFRGTNFNEKLSFQQMEENTNIHINFQHSTEASAEAFSLLMSSGKLPDIIYNDLWGTDSGKYGAQGALLPLEDLIDQYAPNFKKILDSHPDIRGQITSPEGHIYYLPNLVLDSQDLTQMFPQVRSDWVEKLGLTMPQTTEDWYNMLKAFREQDPNGNGKKDEIPLVTVNLENIMMLFAPAFGVEYGFFVDNGEVKYGPNDPRFKDVVAYLNRLYKEQLLDPNYLVDTTFQTLTEKVTTDVAGAWFGWSGSYMGNFTTLMEGKHDTFKIAAAIPPKGPNGDQRHVSFRWQAAAHGLAVSSKTAHPEEVMKWLDYQYSEEGILLNNFGVEGKSYDLVNGEPVYKDEVTHPTNGLTNTQELLNHTIGGGSWATVADTRYAEQIRKANGQTENPLEIYKDYIDFDAKLPPVQFTAEENEIVVPLMADIQTYVAETINAQIMGRQSFDDYDKVMKQLEQMGIGEVLKQYQAAYERFKGK, from the coding sequence ATGAATGTTGCTAAAAGGAAGCTAGCGCTGTTATTGCCAGTAATGACGCTGCTGGCTGCACTGGTGTCGGCCTGTGGCGGATCAAACAATAATGCCGGCAGCACAGCTGAACCATCGGCCTCTCCGGGAGCTCAGAGTTCAACGTCGGCTCCTGTAGAGGGAAGCCGCTCCGCAGGCGGTCTGCAAGTGCCGATTGTGGCAGACAAGCTGGAACTTTCCCTATGGTCTCCAAGCGGGGGCAACTTCCGGGGAACCAATTTTAATGAGAAATTGTCCTTTCAGCAAATGGAAGAGAACACCAACATTCATATCAACTTTCAGCACAGTACTGAAGCCAGTGCAGAAGCATTCAGCCTGCTGATGTCCTCCGGTAAACTCCCGGATATTATCTACAATGATCTGTGGGGTACGGACTCCGGCAAATACGGTGCTCAGGGGGCGCTCCTTCCCTTGGAGGATCTGATTGACCAGTATGCCCCCAATTTTAAAAAGATCCTCGACAGCCACCCGGATATCCGGGGGCAAATTACCTCGCCTGAAGGGCATATCTACTATCTCCCAAACCTCGTGCTCGATTCCCAGGATTTGACTCAAATGTTCCCGCAGGTCCGCAGTGACTGGGTGGAGAAGCTGGGTCTCACCATGCCGCAAACCACAGAAGACTGGTATAACATGCTTAAAGCCTTTAGGGAGCAGGACCCCAACGGCAACGGAAAAAAAGATGAAATTCCGCTCGTCACCGTCAATCTGGAGAATATTATGATGCTGTTCGCGCCGGCTTTTGGCGTCGAATATGGGTTCTTCGTGGATAACGGCGAGGTGAAATACGGACCTAACGATCCGAGGTTCAAAGATGTTGTTGCCTATCTGAACCGTCTATATAAAGAACAGCTGCTGGACCCGAACTATCTGGTGGACACGACGTTCCAGACACTGACGGAGAAGGTGACCACGGATGTGGCTGGTGCCTGGTTCGGCTGGTCAGGCTCCTACATGGGGAACTTCACAACGCTGATGGAAGGCAAACATGACACCTTCAAGATCGCGGCGGCAATTCCACCAAAGGGACCAAATGGCGACCAGCGCCATGTCTCCTTCCGCTGGCAGGCTGCAGCCCATGGACTTGCTGTATCCTCGAAAACAGCGCATCCCGAAGAAGTGATGAAATGGCTGGACTACCAGTATTCCGAAGAAGGGATTCTGCTGAACAATTTTGGAGTGGAGGGCAAGTCTTATGATCTGGTGAACGGAGAGCCTGTCTACAAGGATGAGGTTACGCATCCAACGAATGGGCTGACCAATACACAGGAATTGCTGAACCATACCATCGGCGGCGGAAGCTGGGCTACAGTTGCCGATACGCGTTACGCTGAGCAGATCCGTAAAGCGAACGGACAAACGGAGAATCCGCTGGAGATTTACAAGGATTATATTGATTTTGACGCAAAGCTGCCGCCTGTTCAATTCACGGCTGAAGAAAATGAAATTGTAGTCCCTCTCATGGCTGACATTCAGACCTATGTGGCGGAAACAATTAATGCCCAGATTATGGGACGCCAGAGCTTCGATGATTATGACAAAGTTATGAAGCAGCTGGAGCAAATGGGTATTGGCGAGGTGCTGAAGCAATACCAGGCTGCGTATGAGCGGTTTAAAGGAAAATAA
- a CDS encoding ABC transporter permease, whose translation MAVPLNAAKANSRKLRTKRSSVSLKPIMSNRYLYLMLLPTVLYFLIFEYKPMYGAIIAFKDFNPFAGVAGSPWVGFKNFEKFFESYYFFRLLKNTFLMSFYSLLFIFPASLAFALLLNELRLKKLKSFLQTVSYLPHFISLIVICGMIIDFTKPGGIINSLLLGIGIISEPIQFLILPEWFRTIYVGSGMWQSLGWNSIIYLAALSGINPSLYEAAVVDGAGRWKQLTHITLPGILPTVLILLILNVGTLLNVGWDKIILLYNPGTYVTADVISTFVYRRGVMEADYSFSAAVGLFNSAINFALLVLANRISRKTTENSLW comes from the coding sequence ATGGCAGTACCTTTAAATGCAGCCAAAGCCAACAGCAGGAAACTTCGGACGAAACGGAGCTCCGTTTCGCTGAAGCCTATCATGTCCAACCGTTATCTCTATCTCATGCTGCTGCCCACTGTGCTGTATTTTCTTATTTTCGAATACAAACCGATGTACGGGGCGATTATTGCCTTCAAAGATTTCAATCCTTTTGCAGGGGTTGCCGGCAGCCCTTGGGTGGGCTTCAAAAATTTCGAGAAGTTTTTCGAAAGCTATTATTTCTTCCGATTGCTGAAGAACACCTTTCTCATGAGCTTTTATTCGCTGCTGTTTATTTTTCCGGCTTCACTGGCTTTCGCGCTTTTGCTTAATGAGCTGCGGCTCAAAAAGCTGAAGTCCTTTCTGCAGACGGTGTCTTATCTGCCGCATTTCATTTCGCTGATCGTCATCTGCGGTATGATTATTGATTTCACTAAGCCCGGAGGCATTATCAACAGCCTGCTGCTGGGCATAGGAATCATCTCGGAGCCGATTCAGTTTCTAATTCTGCCGGAATGGTTCCGCACCATTTATGTGGGTTCAGGCATGTGGCAGAGCCTGGGATGGAATTCCATTATTTATCTGGCTGCATTGTCCGGTATTAACCCGAGCCTTTATGAGGCTGCGGTAGTTGATGGAGCGGGACGCTGGAAGCAGCTTACGCATATTACACTGCCGGGGATTCTGCCCACAGTGCTAATCCTTTTAATTTTGAATGTCGGGACCCTGCTGAATGTGGGCTGGGACAAAATTATATTGCTGTATAATCCGGGGACTTATGTCACGGCGGACGTCATCTCTACCTTTGTCTACAGACGCGGTGTCATGGAAGCCGACTACAGCTTCTCAGCGGCGGTAGGCCTGTTCAACTCCGCCATCAATTTTGCGCTGCTGGTGCTGGCGAACCGGATCAGCCGGAAGACTACCGAAAACAGTTTGTGGTAA